Proteins encoded within one genomic window of Pararhizobium capsulatum DSM 1112:
- a CDS encoding dihydroorotase, whose protein sequence is MADFDLVLKGTLVLPDRIVEDGHIGVIGERIAVLGQGAMPSARESHDLGKALILPGAIDAQVHSLSQKDQEDFIWSTRSAAAGGVTTIVDMPYDEGDLVCSGDAVRRKIAHAGAQARIDFALYGTIDPEEGSARIPEMVEAGVAAFKFSTFGTDPKRFPRIPAALLADCFAAIAPTGLTAGVHNEDDEAVRAAIEKVKAAGITDYRAHGLSRPPLTELLATNQIYETGAATGCPAHVVHCSVGRGYDIARSYRAQGFRATIECCIHYLVLDEENDVRRLGGKAKINPPIRPRAEVEKLWRHVAEGNITLVSTDHVSWSENRKTNPDMLANSSGVPGLEVMVPLFIKSALERGVPLTRAAELMALNPARHFRLDHEKGALEVGKHADIAVLTPEAYVYDAAESGNNVVGWSPYNGIRLPWRVAATYNRGRKIYEDGKVLAAPGDGRFVRPPASLPLAGAIG, encoded by the coding sequence ATGGCCGATTTCGATCTCGTCTTGAAGGGAACGCTGGTTCTGCCCGACAGGATCGTCGAGGACGGCCATATCGGCGTCATCGGCGAGCGCATCGCCGTTCTCGGCCAGGGCGCGATGCCCTCTGCGCGAGAAAGCCATGATCTCGGCAAGGCGCTGATCCTGCCCGGTGCGATCGATGCGCAGGTGCATTCGCTGAGCCAGAAGGATCAGGAGGATTTCATCTGGTCGACGCGCTCGGCGGCAGCCGGCGGCGTCACCACCATTGTCGATATGCCCTATGACGAGGGCGATCTCGTCTGCTCGGGCGATGCCGTGCGCCGCAAGATTGCCCATGCCGGGGCGCAGGCCCGTATCGATTTCGCGCTTTACGGCACGATCGATCCCGAGGAAGGGTCGGCACGTATTCCCGAAATGGTCGAGGCAGGCGTCGCGGCCTTCAAGTTCTCGACCTTCGGCACCGACCCGAAGCGGTTTCCGCGTATCCCGGCCGCATTGCTGGCAGATTGCTTTGCCGCTATCGCCCCGACAGGGCTGACGGCAGGTGTCCACAACGAGGATGACGAGGCCGTCCGCGCTGCAATCGAGAAGGTCAAGGCCGCCGGCATCACCGATTACCGCGCCCATGGCCTGTCGCGCCCGCCGCTGACGGAACTGCTCGCCACCAACCAGATTTATGAGACCGGCGCCGCCACCGGCTGCCCGGCTCATGTGGTTCATTGCTCGGTAGGACGTGGCTACGACATCGCCCGCAGCTATCGGGCACAAGGTTTTCGCGCGACAATTGAATGCTGCATCCACTATCTGGTACTGGACGAGGAAAACGACGTGCGCCGTCTCGGCGGCAAGGCCAAGATCAACCCGCCGATCCGCCCGCGCGCCGAGGTGGAAAAACTCTGGCGGCATGTAGCCGAGGGCAATATCACACTGGTTTCGACCGATCACGTCAGCTGGTCGGAAAACCGCAAGACCAATCCGGATATGCTCGCCAATTCCTCCGGCGTACCGGGGCTGGAGGTGATGGTGCCGTTGTTTATCAAGAGCGCGCTGGAGCGTGGCGTTCCGCTCACCCGCGCGGCCGAGTTGATGGCGCTGAACCCGGCGCGACACTTCCGCCTCGATCACGAGAAGGGCGCGCTGGAAGTCGGAAAGCATGCCGATATCGCGGTGCTGACGCCCGAGGCTTATGTCTACGACGCTGCCGAGAGCGGCAACAATGTCGTTGGCTGGTCGCCTTACAACGGCATCCGCCTGCCATGGCGCGTGGCGGCGACCTACAATCGCGGTCGCAAGATCTATGAAGACGGCAAGGTGCTGGCCGCCCCCGGCGACGGCCGCTTCGTGCGGCCGCCGGCAAGCCTGCCGCTTGCGGGGGCGATCGGATGA